The proteins below come from a single Rhinoraja longicauda isolate Sanriku21f chromosome 5, sRhiLon1.1, whole genome shotgun sequence genomic window:
- the LOC144593908 gene encoding uncharacterized protein LOC144593908: MKLLWCGLLYCALVIIVQVRAYNYRRNRAPARRIPLSPTNRYTKPALAQHANIGQESQCRSQPQDVVFIIDSSRSVRPHEFEQVKVFLGHMVDTLDIGLDRTRVAVINYASTVKIEFMLNTYTNKRDMKRAISQIDPLATGTMTGLAIEGAMNKAFVDIAGARPNDRGVSRVAIIVTDGRPQDQVSEISARARAAGIVIYAVGVGRADMMSLRQMASEPLDDHVFYVETYGVIEKLTSRFKETLCGVDMCVAASHDCEQVCVSTTTAFYCRCHPGFKLNEDQKTCSRVANCAAGNHECKQICVNTTTGYYCKCHSGFRLNEDQKTCSKVDHCATGNHDCEQICANTTTGYYCNCHPGFVLNEDQKTCSRVDKCATGSHDCEQICLNTATNYYCRCHPGFVLNEDRKTCSREDMCASGNHDCEQICVQTATGYDCECHPGFILNEDLKTCSRGDMCATGNHDCDQICEPTSTGYDCKCHPGFILNEDQKTCSRGNMCAIGNHDCEQICVTTATGHDCKCHPGFILNEDQRTCSSEDICATENHDCEQICVTTATGFYCKCHQGFILNEDQKSCSRLDLCANGNHNCEQICVSTATNYYCQCHSGYLLNEDQQTCAEEAQRKVTIKDPCKCEALLEFQRSVQSTFETLAGKLDQVIKRMQMMEYELGRN, from the exons ATGAAGCTGTTGTGGTGCGGTCTTCTGTACTGTGCCCTGGTTATCATCGTCCAAGTTCGTGCGTACAATTACCGACGGAACAGGGCTCCAGCCCGGAGGATTCCGCTCTCGCCGACGAACAGATACACAAAACCAGCTCTCGCACAACATGCCAACATCGGACAAG AATCACAATGTAGAAGTCAACCCCAAGATGTGGTTTTTATCATCGATAGCTCTCGTAGTGTCCGACCTCACGAGTTTGAGCAAGTGAAAGTCTTCCTGGGCCATATGGTTGACACATTGGATATTGGACTTGATAGAACCCGTGTGGCAGTCATCAACTATGCAAGCACAGTGAAGATTGAGTTTATGCTGAACACTTACACCAACAAACGAGACATGAAGCGCGCAATCTCTCAAATTGATCCACTTGCAACTGGCACAATGACCGGTTTGGCCATCGAGGGTGCCATGAACAAGGCTTTCGTGGACATTGCCGGGGCAAGGCCTAATGACCGTGGTGTCTCCAGAGTAGCCATTATTGTGACAGATGGACGGCCCCAAGATCAGGTGTCAGAGATCTCTGCAAGGGCTCGGGCAGCTGGCATTGTGATCTAtgcggttggtgtgggcagggctGACATGATGTCTCTCAGACAAATGGCCAGTGAACCCCTGGATGATCATGTCTTCTACGTGGAGACATACGGAGTGATTGAGAAGCTGACATCCAGGTTCAAGGAGACACTTTGTG GTGTTGATATGTGTGTTGCTGCAAGCCATGATTGTGAGCAAGTATGTGTGAGCACTACAACAGCCTTTTACTGCAGGTGCCATCCAGGTTTTAAATTGAATGAAGACCAGAAGACCTGCTCTA GAGTGGCTAATTGTGCTGCTGGAAACCATGAATGCAAGCAGATCTGCGTGAACACAACAACTGGTTATTATTGCAAATGCCATTCAGGTTTTAGGTTGAATGAAGATCAGAAAACCTGCTCAA AAGTGGATCACTGTGCCACTGGAAATCATGACTGTGAGCAAATCTGTGCGAACACGACAACCGGTTATTACTGCAACTGCCACCCAGGTTTTGTATTGAATGAAGATCAGAAAACTTGCTCAC GGGTGGATAAGTGCGCCACGGGAAGCCatgactgtgagcaaatttgcctGAACACTGCCACCAACTATTACTGCAGGTGCCACCCAGGTTTTGTGTTAAACGAGGACCGGAAGACTTGTTCAA GAGAGGATATGTGTGCCTCTGGAAACCACGACTGTGAGCAAATCTGTGTACAAACTGCAACAGGCTATGACTGCGAATGTCATCCAGGTTTTATATTAAATGAGGACCTGAAGACCTGCTCAA GAGGTGATATGTGTGCCACTGGAAACCATGATTGCGATCAAATCTGCGAGCCAACATCAACAGGGTATGACTGCAAATGTCACCCTGGTTTTATATTAAATGAGGACCAAAAAACCTGCTCAA GAGGTAACATGTGTGCGATTGGAAACCATGATTGTGAGCAGATCTGTGTGACAACCGCGACAGGGCATGACTGCAAATGTCATCCAGGCTTTATATTAAATGAGGATCAAAGGACCTGCTCGA GTGAGGATATTTGTGCCACTGAAAACCACGACTGCGAGCAAATCTGTGTGACAACTGCAACAGGCTTTTACTGCAAATGTCATCAAGGTTTTATATTAAATGAGGACCAAAAGTCCTGCTCAA GGTTGGACTTGTGTGCAAACGGAAACCATAACTGTGAGCAGATATGTGTAAGCACTGCCACAAACTATTACTGCCAGTGCCATTCTGGTTATCTGCTAAATGAGGATCAGCAAACTTGTGCAG AAGAAGCACAGAGAAAAGTCACTATTAAAGATCCATGCAAGTGTGAAGCTCTTCTTGAATTCCAAAGGAGTGTCCAATCTACTTTTGAAACACTGGCTGGCAAAC TAGATCAAGTGATAAAAAGGATGCAAATGATGGAATATGAGCTGGGTCGAAACTGA